One window of Triticum dicoccoides isolate Atlit2015 ecotype Zavitan chromosome 5A, WEW_v2.0, whole genome shotgun sequence genomic DNA carries:
- the LOC119297205 gene encoding cation/H(+) antiporter 15-like, translating to MDTDAAVNVSLILLLSAAAHHVLRRLGQSRFVTHMLVGILLGPSVLGRNHELRGALFSERGTYILESVSLVALILFLFSMGVKTDMSLLRRPSGRAVAVGLAGSVVPLAITLPVFHMLQPTLPADLRGSSLITEIAVRLSLSSFPVIADALAELDLLNSELGRIALTASLITDVTSWFLRACFAAAFLVTEAKSPAFTTNILASFVGFVFFVAFRLDSFFIALFLPVYMALAGYRTDFSELGGHEEKWCALELFVALCVAGKMVGCIAAGLFFAMPIGEATALALMLNIRGIVEVAAINNWGDTMKATAEHYSTLTLSMVLITAAATPLIKILYDPTGRFARAKRRTMEGARPNAELRVMACLYTEDHAAPLIDLLEASGANHDFPVSLIVLHLTELVGRAASVLKPHKKSSTSTASSPSDRIVNAFRHFEQQAAPGAVTVSPYVAQSPYSSMHHDVCSLAHSRKANLILLPFHKSSDGARSTANSAVRSANRAVLQYAPCSVAILVDHGLASGSACATASNRNLLQRVALYFLGGPDDREALAYAARMPESGGTSVTVVRIKLRNWVGMGGHDEVRDEEVLQEFWQRYREDERVVYVEKTVEDGEGTASVVRSMSDKFDLVIVGRRGEDRDVEGSALTSGLSEWSECPELGVLGDMLATAEFASKVSILVIQQQAGITTGGDADYQ from the exons ATGGACACGGACGCCGCCGTGAAC GTCTCCCTCATCCTCCTGCTCTCCGCCGCCGCCCACCAcgtgctccgccgcctcggccagtCCCGCTTCGTCACCCACATGCTCGTCGGCATCCTCCTCGGCCCCTCCGTGCTCGGCCGCAACCACGAGCTCCGCGGCGCCCTCTTCTCCGAGCGCGGCACCTACATCCTCGAGAGCGTCTCGCTCGTCGCGCTCATCCTCTTCTTGTTTTCCATGGGCGTCAAGACGGACATGAGCCTGCTCCGCCGCCCCAGCGGCCGCGCCGTCGCCGTTGGCCTCGCTGGCTCCGTCGTCCCGCTCGCCATCACGCTCCCGGTGTTCCACATGCTACAGCCCACCCTCCCCGCCGACCTTCGCGGCTCGTCGCTCATCACCGAGATCGCCGTGCGcctctcgctctcctccttccccGTCATCGCCGACGCGCTCGCCGAGCTCGACCTCCTCAACTCCGAGCTCGGTCGCATCGCGCTCACCGCGTCCCTCATCACCGACGTCACCTCCTGGTTCCTCCGAGCCTGCTTCGCCGCGGCGTTCCTCGTCACGGAGGCCAAGTCGCCCGCATTCACTACCAACATCCTCGCCTCCTTCGTCGGCTTCGTCTTCTTCGTCGCCTTC CGGCTCGACTCCTTCTTCATCGCGCTCTTCCTCCCCGTGTATATGGCGCTCGCGGGCTACCGCACAGACTTCTCAGAGCTGGGCGGCCACGAGGAGAAATGGTGCGCGCTGGAGCTGTTCGTGGCCCTATGCGTCGCCGGAAAGATGGTGGGCTGCATAGCCGCGGGGCTCTTCTTCGCCATGCCGATCGGAGAGGCCACGGCTCTGGCGCTCATGCTCAACATCCGGGGCATCGTGGAGGTGGCCGCCATCAACAACTGGGGAGACACAATGAAGGCCACTGCCGAGCATTACTCGACGCTGACCTTGTCCATGGTGCTCATCACGGCAGCGGCCACGCCGCTCATCAAGATCCTCTACGACCCGACAGGGAGGTTCGCGAGGGCCAAGCGGCGGACCATGGAGGGCGCTCGGCCCAACGCGGAGCTCCGTGTGATGGCCTGCCTCTACACGGAGGACCACGCCGCGCCGCTCATCGACCTCCTCGAGGCCTCCGGCGCGAACCACGACTTCCCCGTCTCCCTCATCGTGCTCCACCTCACCGAGCTCGTCGGCCGCGCCGCCTCCGTGCTCAAGCCGCACAAGAAGTCGTCCACGTCCACCGCATCATCGCCGTCGGACCGCATCGTGAACGCGTTCCGCCACTTCGAGCAGCAGGCGGCGCCGGGGGCGGTGACGGTGAGCCCCTACGTCGCCCAGTCTCCCTACAGCTCCATGCACCATGACGTGTGCTCGCTAGCGCACAGCCGGAAGGCCAACCTCATCCTCCTCCCGTTCCACAAGTCCTCGGACGGGGCGCGCAGCACGGCCAACTCCGCCGTCCGCTCCGCCAACCGCGCCGTGCTCCAGTACGCGCCCTGCTCCGTCGCCATCCTCGTGGACCACGGCCTTGCGTCCGGGTCTGCGTGCGCCACGGCGTCCAACAGGAACCTGCTCCAGAGGGTGGCCCTCTACTTCCTGGGGGGACCCGACGACCGGGAGGCGCTGGCGTACGCGGCGAGGATGCCGGAGAGCGGGGGGACGTCGGTGACGGTGGTGCGGATCAAGCTGCGGAACTGGGTTGGGATGGGCGGGCACGACGAGGTGAGGGACGAGGAGGTGCTCCAGGAATTCTGGCAAAGGTACAGGGAAGACGAGAGGGTGGTGTACGTGGAGAAGACGGTGGAGGACGGGGAGGGGACGGCGTCGGTGGTGAGGTCCATGAGCGACAAGTTCGACCTGGTCATCGTCGGACGGAGAGGGGAGGACAGGGACGTCGAGGGGTCGGCGCTCACAAGCGGCCTCTCGGAGTGGAGCGAGTGCCCGGAGCTGGGCGTGCTCGGTGACATGCTCGCCACCGCGGagttcgcgtccaaagtgtccatcCTCGTCATCCAGCAGCAGGCCGGGATTACCACCGGCGGCGATGCCGACTATCAATGA